The genomic region GACCTGGACAATCTATATGAGCGTAATGCCTCTTTTCAGTTTCATACTCAACATGTGAAATGTTTATTGTAATACCTCTTGCTTTTTCTTCTGGAGCATTATCAATTGACCAGAAGTCTCTAAATTGTGTTCTTCCTAAAGTTGCTAAAACCTTTGTTATTGCAGAGGTTAATGTTGTTTTACCATGGTCAATGTGACCAATGGTTCCTACATTCACATGAGGTTTAGTTCTTTCAAATTTCTCTTTTGCCATATTCGTTCTACCTCCTTAAAATACATTCTCAATTCCTCTAACCCTTTTAATTATTTTTTCGTATACGGGTTGAGGAACCACTTCATATTTGCTAAATTGCATAGTATAACTTGCTCTTCCCTGACTTAATGAACGAAGTTCTGTTGCATACCCAAAAAGTTCTGCTAAAGGAATTAATGCTTCAATTATTCTTAAGTTTCCTTCACTCAAAATGTTGTTTATTTTTCCTCTTCTTAATGATATGCCTTGAATAATATCTCCGAGATAATTTTCTGGAGTGATGATTTCAACCTCCATTATTGGTTCAAGTAGAATTGGACCGGCTTTTCTTGCTCCTTCTTTAAATGCTTTTGATGCAGCAATTCTATATGCAATCTCAGATGAATCAACAGGGTGGTATGAACCATCAATTAATTCAACACCAATGTTAATTGCTGGATATCCAAGAACTATTCCAGTCTCAAGGGAACCTCTTACTCCATCTTCAACTGCAGGTATAAATTCATCTGGAATTACACCACCTCTTATTTTGTTAACAAACACAAATTTCTGATCTTTCACTGGAAATATTTTTAACACAACATGTCCATACAAGCCCTTTCCACCGCTTTGTCTTATATATTTTCCTTCTTCAATAACTTCTTTTGTAATAGTCTCTCTATAATTAACTTCAGGTTTTCCGATTTTTGCTTCAACACCAAATTCTCTTGTTAATCTATCAACTATTATTTCAAGATGAAGTTCACCCATTCCAGAAACAATAGTTTGACCTGTTTCTTCATCATATCTTACCTTAAAAGTTGGATCTTCAAGAGCGAATTTTCTTAAAGCAAGAGATAGTTTATCTTGTTCTGATTCAGATTTTGGTTCAATTGCAATTGAAATAACAGGTTCTGGAAATTCAATTTTTTCTAAAACAATTGGATATTTCTCATCACATATTGTATCTCCTGTTACACTATCTTTTAAACCAACAATACCTCCAAGTTCTCCTGCCTTTAACTCTTTTATATCCTCTCTTTTGTTTGCATGTAATCTTAAAATTCTTGAGACTCTCTCTTTTCTTTTCAAATTAGGGTTATAAACATATGAACCTGATGAAATAACACCAGAATAAACTCTTATATAATGAAGTTGACCAATATAAGGATCATTTTGAACTTTAAAAACAAGTGCTGTTAATGGATCATCAATTGAGTGGTTCCTTAATTCTTCTTTTCCATTTTCAGGATTTATTCCTTTTATAGGTGGAATATCGAGTGGAGATGGTAAATAATCAACTATAGCATCTAGAAGAGGTTGTATTCCTTTATTTTTAAGAGAACTTCCAAAAAGCAAAGGATAGAAATACCCTTTAATTGTTCCATATCTTATGGCTCTCTTTATTTCATCATGAGTAATCTCTTCACCATTTATATATTTTTCTAATAGTTTGTCATCAGATTCGCAAACCCTTTCAATTAGTTCATTTCTTAATTTCTCTATTTCTGAGTCAATTTCACAAGGAACAGTTTCATATTCTTCACCAGTGCCTTCATTTGACCAAATATATTTTTTAAGTTCAATTAAATCAATAACTCCTGAAAATTTTTCTTCTTGACCAATGGGAAGTTGAACCAAAAGTGGGTTAACATTTAATTTTTCTTTTATTGTTTCTATAACTTTATGATAATTTGCTCCTGTTCTATCCATCTTATTTACAAAAATTATTCTTGGGACTTTATATTTTGATGCTTGTCTCCATACAGTTTCTGTTTGAGGTTGAACTCCACTAACTCCTTCAAGGATAACTATTACTCCATCCAAAACTCTTAAGGATCTTTCAACTTCAGCTGTGAAGTCCACATGACCTGGTGTGTCTATAATGTTAATAATAGAATCTCTCCAGAAACAAGTTGTGACTGCTGATGTTATTGTTATTCCTCTTTCTTTTTCTTGAATCATATAGTCCATTGTTGCTGTACCTTCATCAACATTTCCTAATCTATGAGTTTTCCCAGTATAATATAATACTCTTTCTGTTGTGGTAGTTTTACCAGCATCAATATGTGCTATAAATCCAATATTTCTTATTTTTTTGATTTCGTATCTATAAAACTCCATTACCACCTGAAATGAGCAAATGCTCTGTTTGCCTCAGCCATCTTGTGAGTCTCTTCTCTTTTCTTCATTGTTGCACCTTGATCTGAAAGAATATCAAGCATCTCTTTTGCTAACCTTTCAATCATTGTTTTCTCTCCTCTATCTCTTGCAAATTTAACTAACCATTTTAGAGCAATTTTTATTCCTCTTTGAGGTTCAACTTCAACTGGAATTTGATATGTTGCTCCACCAACTCTTCTTGGTTTTAACTCCACAAGTGGCCTTGCTTTATCTAAAACCTCTTGTAAAGCAATATCTCCTCTTTTACCTGTTTTCTCTTCGACAATTTTTAAAGCAGAATAGACAATCTTTCTTGCCTTCTCTTTTTTTCCACCACTCATAACTTTATTTATTAATTTATGAACCAAAACACTTCCATACACTAAATCTGGCTCAATTTCTCTTGGTTTAACAGGACCTTTTCTAGGCACTATTCACCTCCTACCTTTTTAGGTCTTTTAGCACCATATTTTGATCTTCCTTGTTTTCTTCCCTCAACTCCTGCACAATCATAAACTCCTCTAACAATATGGTATCTAACACCTGGAAGATCTTTAACTCTTCCTCCTCTTACAAGAACAACTGAGTGCTCTTGAAGATTATGTCCTATTCCAGGAATATATGCAATAACTTCTCTTCCATTTGAGAGTCTCACCTTTGCAACTTTTCTTAATGCAGAGTTAGGTTTTTTAGGAGTGGTTGTATAAACTTTTATACAAACGCCTCTTTTAAATGGATTTCCTTCTAAATCCTTTGAACGAGACTTACTTATAACTTTTTCTCTAGGTTTTCTTATTAATTGGTTAATTGTTGGCATAAAACCTCCTCATATCTTCTAAAAAAATTTTTGGCTAAAATTAGCCTTAAAAATTTCAAAAAACTCTATTCAAAATAGAGCAAATTAAAATTATACATTATATTACAACTTTGTCAATAGATTAAATTGGTTCTGCGTGAATTGTAACATTTGAATTTTTAATCTCTTTTTCTATTGCTTTTTCTACAATACTTATTTTTTCATGAACTTCATTTAAAGTTCTATCACCTCTAAGTTTCACATGAAATGTAATTTCAATTTGATTTCCATAATCATGAATATGAATATGATGAACATCCTCAATGAAATCAAATTTATTTGATATATCTTTAATTTTTTTAATAATGTTTTGAGATGGTTCTTCTCCTATTAAAAAACTACTTGACTCAAACAAAATAGAAATTCCAGTATAAATAATTAAAGCTGAAACTCCCATTCCAAAAATTCCATCAAGAATGAACAAACCATATTTAAAAGTAATAAAGCCAATAATTATAAAAAGAGTTGCAATTGAATCACTTCTATGATGCCATGCATCTGCTTTTAGAGAAGAAGAATTAATTTTCTTACCTAGTTCATTTGAAATAAAAGTTAAAAATTCTTTAATTAAGATTGTAATTATTAATATAAAAATAATTAATATATTTACATCAATTTTTATTGGATTCTTAAATCTATGGTAAGAGTTTATAAAAAATTCAAAACCAACATAAATAAGAAGAATTGACATAAAAATTGCGATAATTTTTTCAATTCTACCATGACCAAATGGGTGTCTTTTATCTGGTTTTTTTGATGAAAGGTAAAATCCTATTATAACCATAATCGAAGTTAAAATATCTGAAAGTGTATGAAAAGCATCAGCTCTAAGTGAAATTGAATTTAATAAAATGCTTAAATAAAATTTAACTAAAAAAATTATTAAATTAAAAATTGAAGAAATGGTTCCTTCAAAAATTCCAAAATTTTTGAACTGATCTCCTTTATCGAGTTTAAAAAATTTAATTACAAAATTTATTATCTTCTCTTTCATTATTTCAATATTTTATTCCAAAAAAGATTTGTGTCAAATTAATAAGAGGCAGGGATAATAACACCCTGCCTCTTAAAAAAATTCTTTTTAACTAATCTTGTTTAATCTTCTACATATACTATTCTTCCTTCAACTTGAGGATTAAGAGGTGTGCGTTTCTTAATATATTCAACAAAATCATCCCTCATCCAATTTCCAGTAACCCAAACTAAGGATTTTGAATTTTTAAAGGAGGTATATCCATCTCCACCTGCAGCCATAAAATCATTTGTTGCAACAGTATATACCTTATCTAGTTCAATTGGTTTTCCTTTAATTAAAACTTCAACAACTCTACTCATTGGTGGCTTCTTTTTGTTAACCTTAACTACTAAACCTGAAACTTGAGGAAATCTACCAGCCCCTGCTTCAATCTGCGAGAAACCATTTTCAAGTGCAGCAAGTATATCTTTTCCAGTAAGTTCAATTTTTACTATAAGATTATCAAAAGGAAGAACATTATAAACATCTCCAATTTTAATTGATCCCTTTTTAATACTCGCTCTTATTCCTCCACCATTTGTTATTGCAATATCTGAATTTGCCAACTCTCTCATCATATCCGCAATTAAGTTTCCTAAATTTGTCTCTTTACTTCTCACATTTGCTCTCTCTCCATCAAGGTCAACTAAAGTTTCACCAATCACTACTTCCATTTCTTTTTTCAATTTTTCTTCATATGGTGTAATAAGTGATTTAATAGTATCGTCCTCTTTTATTGAATCTGTAATTGGGATTAATGTATATCTAAAGTTCTTTAATTTTGAACCAGAATATGTATTTTCAAAGTCAAGATAAATTCTTCCTAAATTCAATCCTTTTTCTCCTGTCTGTACAATGTAAACTCCATTTACTAAATCTGCTTGTTTTAAAACAGTATGAGTATGACCACCTATAATTAAATTAATTCCAGAAACATTAGAAGCAAGAGTTTTGTCATCATCTCCTGCTCCATCATTATATCCTAAGTGTGAAATTGCTATAACAAAATCAACTTCTTCTTTTTTAAGAGTTTCAACTGTAGTTTTTGATGTATCAATTGGATCAAGTATTTTTAATCCCTCTATTCCTTTTGGATTAACTAGAATTGGCAATTCTTTTGTTTCTAATCCAAAGAATCCTAATTTTAAAGTTGAAAATTCAAGTGTATCATATGCTTTAGGTGCAAATGTTTTTCCTGTTGAAGTATCAATTAAATTTGCACAAAGGTAAGTATATTTTGCTTCTTTTATTCTTTGAAGTGTTAACTCTTTCCCCCAATCAAATTCATGATTTCCAAAAGTTGCGTAGTTATATCCCATTGCATTATAAATTTCAACAACATTTTGACCTTTAAAGAAGTTTGCTATATTTGCACCTTGAAGGTGATCTCCAGCATCTATTAAGATCGTATTTGGATTTTTTGCTTTTTCTTCTTTGACAATAGTATAAATTCTTGCAAGACCACCATTTTTAGCATCTGTTCCGCTTAAATAACCATGGAAATCATTTGTGTGAAGAATTGTAATAACTGGAAATCTTGCATTAACAATTAATTCGAGAGCTTCTCCAAGTGTTAATTTTTTATTTGGTTCAAGTTTGTTATCTTTCGGTTTAACTATACCTTTTAGAATTGCCCATGCAAAAGTATTTCTAGCCCATGATGAAATCAAAGCACTATCTTCGAATTTATTAAGAATAGAACTATCTACTTTTTGAGCATCCTTTAGACCTCCAATAGTGTATACAGTCATAAGAATAGCTTCCTCTTTTGTTATTGGAAGTCCAGGGAAAAATGTTCCATATCCTGTTAAAATTCCATAATCAACTTTAAGTTCATTTAATGTGAATTCTGTTGATTTACTTAATAAATATAAGAAGTGATTCTTTGTTAAAGTCATAGATGGATCAATATCATAAACTTTATATGGATAAGTATCAATTTTTACATTTCTAAAAAATGTATCAAAAATATTTTTTCTAGAATCAAGAAGATAAGCTGCACTTGGATACATTTTCCAGTTGTTATCAACTTCTGGATAAATTAATTTTTTCTTTTGTATATATTCAATAATTAAATTTCTAATTTCTTCATCAGACTTCCATAAAAGTGGTGCATTTGCAAGCATTGTATAACCGCCACCACCATTTCCTCTATAATTATTTACAGCAAGTTTAAATTTCTGTGTCATTGAAACAGGTTTTCCCTTATAAGTCATCTTTATAACTCTTTGACCAATGGGCTTTGTAATATCAACTTCATATTCTATTCCTTGGACTGTATCAAAGTTATATCCCCTTATGTTTGGATTAACAAGTGGAGTATCTGTTAAACCAAAATCGTATGTATTGTAATATCTATATGACCATTCTAGTGCTTCTTTTATATCTTTTCCTGTTACCTCTTTTACCCAAAGAGTATTTTCATAAATATAAAGCGAATAGACATCTCTAACTTTGATTGCGCCTTTTTGCCACACTGGAGGTACAGTTGGAAGCATTGCTGCTATAGAAATATCTGCTCCTGTTATCTCAAGTTGAACTTTATGTATCAAATCTAACATAGCATTATCCATTAACCTACAATTTGTACCATCAATTGTTTCAACTGCTTCTCCAATTGGGGAGTCAACATATTTAACAGTCTTATCGTGATAATCCTTTACAAGATCTAATATTTCTTGTGCTGCTTCAACTTTATCATCTACAACTAAATTGACGCCTTCTTTTTTAACAATTTTCCATTTATCCCCAGATTTTTCTAAAGTTATATCAAGTTTTGCTAATGCTTGACCCCAATTACTTGGTTGTACACATAAAACACCATTTCTTAAAAATGGTGCGATATTATAATGATCATGACCAGTAATTAATATATCTATTTCAGGATATTTCTGAACAATTGCATCTGCAACATTTCCTTCTCTTAAAGGTTCAAGATATTTGAAATTCTTTGTATCATTACCAAATTCGAAACCCATATGTGCAGATACAATTAAAACATCAACTTGTGGTCTTAAAAGTTTTACATATTTTCCTACTGCTTCAACTGCATCTGTAAATTTATGACCCTTTAAATTATATGATGGAGTTACAGTGTTTGTTTCTTGAGTTGTAACTCCGATTATTCCAATTTTTATTCCATTAACTTCTTTAATAATGTATGGTTTAAGAGGATTTTCTCCAGTTGCCTCATTAATCATATTTGCAGATAAAAATGGAAAGTTAGCGTCTTTTTGAACTTTAACAAGCCAATCATAACCATAATCTTGAATCTCATGATTACCTATAACCATTGCATCATAACCCATATAATTCATAACAAGCATCATTGGATGAGTTTTCTCTTTTTCTATTTTTGTGAAATAATATGTAAGAGGTGTACCTTGAATATTATCGCCATTACTAATTAAAACAACATTTGGGTTTTCTTTTTTAACTTGTTTTATAAGAGTGTAAACTTTTGCAAGTCCTCTATTTGCTGATTTCAGAGTGTAATAATCAATTGGGTATACATTTCCATGCTCATCAGATGTTGCAAGAACTGTAATTTTTGTTTGATTTTGGTTTACTTTAGAATAAGAAATGTTTAATAACCCAAAGATTAACGAAAAAACTAAAATTAAAGTTAATAAAATTTTTGAAAATTTACCCATAACCTAACCTCCTAAAGATTTAGATTTAAAATTTTTAATTTATCACCTCCTTTTCCTTAAATAGCAATATAATTATACCTCAATTATTTGTTAATTAAATTTTAAAAATAAATTTATATTTCTTAACAATTCCTTAATAATTTATTATTATAAATTTAGTTATGAAGATTCTTATAATTGAGGATGATAAAGAGATTTCAAAACTTATAAAATTATATCTTGAAAAAGAAGGATATGAGATAATTTATTCATATAATGCGAATAATGGAATAGAAAAATTTTATGAAGAGAATCCAAATCTTATAATACTTGACCTTATGCTTCCAGATTTTTCTGGTCTTAAAGTATTAGGGGATATAAAAAAGGAAAAAGATATACCAATAATAATAATTACTGCCAAGGGAGAGGAAGACGATAGAGTTATTGGTTTCATCAAAGGAGCAGATGATTATATTACAAAACCTTTCAGTTTTAAAGAGCTTGTATTGAGAGTGAAGGCAGTTTTAAAAAGATATGGTGATGCTGATTTTATAAAATTTAAAGATTTAGAAATTTATCCTGAAAAATTTAAATTATTTAAAAACAAAGAAGAGGTCAAACTTTCATCTTTAGAATTTAAAATTTTTATGACACTATATAAAAATAAAGGTAAAGTTCTTTCAAGAGATGATATTCTTGATTCCGTACATGGATTTTATGGTGAGCCAGTTATTGATAGAAGCATAGATGTTCATATTACAAATTTAAGAAAAAAATTAAATGATGATCCAAAAAAACCTAAATACATTGAAACAATTAGAGGAATAGGTTATAAAATGGTGGAATAATGAAAATTAGATGGAAGATAATTATATTATCAATTATAATAGTTTTAATTGTTTTAATCTTTATAATTTTCTTTCTCAATTATCAAATACCTCAGCAATTTGACGAAGCATTAAGAAGACATGGACCTCCATTACCAAATGAAAGAGGTCCAATGAGATTAGAATTTTTAAATAGAATAAGAAATTCACTTATATTTGGTGGTTTAATTTCTATTGGTATTTCAGTTGTTCTCTCTTATGTTTTTTCAAGATACATTGAGAAACCAATTATTGATCTTAAAGAGGGTGTAAAGAGAGTTGCAAAAGGAGATTTTGATTTTTATGTTAAAAAAGAGAGTGATGATGAAATAGGAGAGTTAGTAGATGATTTTAATTTAATGGTAAAGAAATTAAAAAACCTTGAAGAGATAAGAAAAGATCTTGTATCAAAAGTAACTCATGAAATATCAACTCCTTTAACAGGAATTGCTGGTTTTATTGAGGCAATAGAAGACAGAATAATACCAGAACAAGAAATTCCAAAAGTAATTAAAACAATCAAGGAAGAGGTTGATAGATTATCTAAAATGATTGATGACTTAAGGAACTATTCTTTTATTGAATCTATAAATTTTAAACTGAATTTTGAAAAAATTGATATTAAAAATGAAATTGAGTATGCATTGGAGATAATTAAAAATAAATATAAAGATAAGAATATAAAGATAGATATTAATATAAATTCAATTTTGATTGATGGTGATAAAAAAAGAATAAAGGAAATTTTTATTAATATTCTTGATAATGCCTTTAAATTTTCAAAAGATAATGGCTCTATTTTTATTAAGAATTTTAAAGATAAAAGATTTGTTTATGTTTCTATAAAGGATGAAGGAATTGGAATAGACGAAGATGATTTAAATAAAATTTTTAATAAGTTTTATAGGGGTAAAAACGCAGAAACGAATGAAACAAAAGGAACAGGTTTAGGTCTTTTAATAACAAAAGAATTAATTGAAGCACATAAAGGAAAAATTGAATTGAAAAGTGAAAAAAATAAAGGAACTGAAGTTATTATCTCTTTACCAATTTCTCAATAAGAAAAAAGATTCCAAAGAATATTTTCAAAACCACTTTCTTTAAAAAATGAAAGGTTAATTGGAAGATAAAATTCAGGAAAATAAAAAGAAGCACCAGATAAATTTATTTTAAAACTATTTTTGTCAATTAATATTAATTCATCTTTATAATGTAAAATTTCAGGAAAATAATTTTTATAGAATTCGAAGAAATCAACATATTTATTATTTAATGGAATCAAATAATTTTTTCTTAAATTAATTAATGAATCTTTATTTTTAATTTTATTTAAGTTTTCTTTTAAAAAAGATAATAATTTCTCAGTTTCTTTTGTGTTTATTACTGAAATTTGGATCTCTTCTTTCCCTTGTGAACCAAAATTATATGAGTCAAAGTATGATTCAGCAATTTCTTTTGCAATAACTTGAGGAATAAGGTTTTTATCATTTATCTTTGATATATTATTGAAAATATCATCATAAGGAAAACCATCAAGAGGAACATAAGTTTGAGAGCCAATTATATAATCAACAAAATTTCTGAGTTCATATGAAACTTCAATTGATTGCATAAAACAAGCATCAAACATTAAAATATCTATTTTTCTTCTATAATTTTTATATAAATTTTCCAAAACACTTTTAATCTCTTGAATAGTTAAATAGTCACTTGAATTTTCATCAAAACAAACTCCCTTAAATGTGCTACCTTTAAAATTTCTACCATCACCATGTCCCCAGAGAATAAGAATTATGTTTTCAGGATAATATTTTGAAATTCCAAATTTAATTAAAGAATATAAAACTTGAGGATCTCCACTATTTAAATTTTCATAAATCTTTAAAATTTCCTCTTTATTTTTTTCAATTTCCAAAAGTTTAGTATCATAAATGCCATCAAAGAGTGCTATTATTTTTGAATTTATTTTTTCTCCACTCTTTAATTCATTCAAATCGTCAAGTGCATTATTATAAAGATCATTATCCGCTGCTATATAAATTAAAAATAGGTTTTTAGTCTCATTTTTCTTAATTGGTGTTATAAATATTAATAAAATAAGAAAAAGTAAAAATATTCTATTTTTCATAGATAATTGTTACCTTTTGTTCTTTAGAATCCCAAAAAACATAAGAGTTTAGTGCTTCTGCAACAAATCTTATTGGAACAATCGTTCTTCCATTTATAACAGTTGGAGGAACATCAAGGGCATATTTTTTGTCATTTATATATGAAATATTATTATTTAACCACATTAATATTTCTTTATCTTCAAACTTTATTTTTATACTTTTATCATCATTATTCCAAACAACTTCTCCTCCAAAGCTTTCAACGACAAATCTTAAAGGAACCATAGTTCTTCCTTTTATAATCATCGGTGGAATTTCTAATTCTATTTCTTTGTCATTTAAATAACCAATTTTATTATTTATAAATATTTTTATTACTTTTGATGTTAGTTTAAAAATATGAAATTTTTTCTCAACTATATTATTTTCTTCATTAACTTCTTTTATCTGGTGTCCACTGTCAATTTGGACCACAAGAGTTCTATCTCCTGATGGAGGTAAGTATGATGAAGAAAAAGTTTTTGCGCTTAAATCAATAGAAAACTTAACATCAATACAATCTTTTTCTATTTTTTCAATCACTTTGCTATCAATATGTGTAAATCTTGATGGTTTATCCCAAAAAATTGAAACTATAAATTGTGAGTTAAAATTTTTTAAATTTTCTATTCCAGAGATACATAAATTTATCAATATATCAAATTTTTCGTTCTCAAAAATTATTTCTTTTGAAAAAATTAAATCTTTTATTGATAAATCTATCTTGTCTTCTGAAAATGCTAATTTTGCTGTGGATAAAGTTAAAATTAGAATTAAAATAAAAATTATTTTTTTCATGTTAACCTCTAATATTTAGAGAGTAAAAAATTAATTTTGTTTCAGGAAAAATTCTGCAATTATTGTTGTTTTTTTTCCTTCTCTTCTTACTGATACAGAAAGGTCATTTTCTGTTATTTTTACATATTTTAAAATAAGATTTGCAAAATCTTTTTTAAGATTTTCAATCTGTTTAGGTGATAAAGATAATCTATCTGAATCAAGAACAAAAGAAATTCTCTCTTTTGCTATTAATCCACTCTTTTTAGTACGAAATAAACTCATCTCTTTTCTCTCTTAAATATACCTGAGATTTTATCTAAAAATGATGTCTTTTCTTGATATATTGTAAGTGGTATTTCTTCTCCTAAAATTCTTCTTACAATATTTCTTAATTCTTTTCCACCAATGGAATTGTCGTTTAAAACCGCTGGTTCCCCAATGTTTGTAGAAATTGTTATGTATGGATCTTCTGGGATTATTCCAATAACTTTAATTGAAAGAATTTCTTCAATATCGTTCCAATGGAGCATTTCACCTTTTTTTACCATATCAACTCTTACTCTATTAATTATTAAACTTGGCTCGAAAATTTCCATTGATTCAAGTAGACCAATTACTCTATCTGCATCTCTAATTGAAGTTATCTCAGGTGTAGTTACAACTATTGCTTCTTCTGCGGAGAGAGTTGACATTCTGAAACCATGT from Caldisericia bacterium harbors:
- the fusA gene encoding elongation factor G, which gives rise to MEFYRYEIKKIRNIGFIAHIDAGKTTTTERVLYYTGKTHRLGNVDEGTATMDYMIQEKERGITITSAVTTCFWRDSIINIIDTPGHVDFTAEVERSLRVLDGVIVILEGVSGVQPQTETVWRQASKYKVPRIIFVNKMDRTGANYHKVIETIKEKLNVNPLLVQLPIGQEEKFSGVIDLIELKKYIWSNEGTGEEYETVPCEIDSEIEKLRNELIERVCESDDKLLEKYINGEEITHDEIKRAIRYGTIKGYFYPLLFGSSLKNKGIQPLLDAIVDYLPSPLDIPPIKGINPENGKEELRNHSIDDPLTALVFKVQNDPYIGQLHYIRVYSGVISSGSYVYNPNLKRKERVSRILRLHANKREDIKELKAGELGGIVGLKDSVTGDTICDEKYPIVLEKIEFPEPVISIAIEPKSESEQDKLSLALRKFALEDPTFKVRYDEETGQTIVSGMGELHLEIIVDRLTREFGVEAKIGKPEVNYRETITKEVIEEGKYIRQSGGKGLYGHVVLKIFPVKDQKFVFVNKIRGGVIPDEFIPAVEDGVRGSLETGIVLGYPAINIGVELIDGSYHPVDSSEIAYRIAASKAFKEGARKAGPILLEPIMEVEIITPENYLGDIIQGISLRRGKINNILSEGNLRIIEALIPLAELFGYATELRSLSQGRASYTMQFSKYEVVPQPVYEKIIKRVRGIENVF
- a CDS encoding GTP-binding protein, whose product is MAKEKFERTKPHVNVGTIGHIDHGKTTLTSAITKVLATLGRTQFRDFWSIDNAPEEKARGITINISHVEYETEKRHYAHIDCPG
- the rpsL gene encoding 30S ribosomal protein S12; protein product: MPTINQLIRKPREKVISKSRSKDLEGNPFKRGVCIKVYTTTPKKPNSALRKVAKVRLSNGREVIAYIPGIGHNLQEHSVVLVRGGRVKDLPGVRYHIVRGVYDCAGVEGRKQGRSKYGAKRPKKVGGE
- a CDS encoding 5'-nucleotidase C-terminal domain-containing protein; translation: MGKFSKILLTLILVFSLIFGLLNISYSKVNQNQTKITVLATSDEHGNVYPIDYYTLKSANRGLAKVYTLIKQVKKENPNVVLISNGDNIQGTPLTYYFTKIEKEKTHPMMLVMNYMGYDAMVIGNHEIQDYGYDWLVKVQKDANFPFLSANMINEATGENPLKPYIIKEVNGIKIGIIGVTTQETNTVTPSYNLKGHKFTDAVEAVGKYVKLLRPQVDVLIVSAHMGFEFGNDTKNFKYLEPLREGNVADAIVQKYPEIDILITGHDHYNIAPFLRNGVLCVQPSNWGQALAKLDITLEKSGDKWKIVKKEGVNLVVDDKVEAAQEILDLVKDYHDKTVKYVDSPIGEAVETIDGTNCRLMDNAMLDLIHKVQLEITGADISIAAMLPTVPPVWQKGAIKVRDVYSLYIYENTLWVKEVTGKDIKEALEWSYRYYNTYDFGLTDTPLVNPNIRGYNFDTVQGIEYEVDITKPIGQRVIKMTYKGKPVSMTQKFKLAVNNYRGNGGGGYTMLANAPLLWKSDEEIRNLIIEYIQKKKLIYPEVDNNWKMYPSAAYLLDSRKNIFDTFFRNVKIDTYPYKVYDIDPSMTLTKNHFLYLLSKSTEFTLNELKVDYGILTGYGTFFPGLPITKEEAILMTVYTIGGLKDAQKVDSSILNKFEDSALISSWARNTFAWAILKGIVKPKDNKLEPNKKLTLGEALELIVNARFPVITILHTNDFHGYLSGTDAKNGGLARIYTIVKEEKAKNPNTILIDAGDHLQGANIANFFKGQNVVEIYNAMGYNYATFGNHEFDWGKELTLQRIKEAKYTYLCANLIDTSTGKTFAPKAYDTLEFSTLKLGFFGLETKELPILVNPKGIEGLKILDPIDTSKTTVETLKKEEVDFVIAISHLGYNDGAGDDDKTLASNVSGINLIIGGHTHTVLKQADLVNGVYIVQTGEKGLNLGRIYLDFENTYSGSKLKNFRYTLIPITDSIKEDDTIKSLITPYEEKLKKEMEVVIGETLVDLDGERANVRSKETNLGNLIADMMRELANSDIAITNGGGIRASIKKGSIKIGDVYNVLPFDNLIVKIELTGKDILAALENGFSQIEAGAGRFPQVSGLVVKVNKKKPPMSRVVEVLIKGKPIELDKVYTVATNDFMAAGGDGYTSFKNSKSLVWVTGNWMRDDFVEYIKKRTPLNPQVEGRIVYVED
- a CDS encoding response regulator transcription factor, producing MKILIIEDDKEISKLIKLYLEKEGYEIIYSYNANNGIEKFYEENPNLIILDLMLPDFSGLKVLGDIKKEKDIPIIIITAKGEEDDRVIGFIKGADDYITKPFSFKELVLRVKAVLKRYGDADFIKFKDLEIYPEKFKLFKNKEEVKLSSLEFKIFMTLYKNKGKVLSRDDILDSVHGFYGEPVIDRSIDVHITNLRKKLNDDPKKPKYIETIRGIGYKMVE
- a CDS encoding HAMP domain-containing histidine kinase, which gives rise to MKIRWKIIILSIIIVLIVLIFIIFFLNYQIPQQFDEALRRHGPPLPNERGPMRLEFLNRIRNSLIFGGLISIGISVVLSYVFSRYIEKPIIDLKEGVKRVAKGDFDFYVKKESDDEIGELVDDFNLMVKKLKNLEEIRKDLVSKVTHEISTPLTGIAGFIEAIEDRIIPEQEIPKVIKTIKEEVDRLSKMIDDLRNYSFIESINFKLNFEKIDIKNEIEYALEIIKNKYKDKNIKIDININSILIDGDKKRIKEIFINILDNAFKFSKDNGSIFIKNFKDKRFVYVSIKDEGIGIDEDDLNKIFNKFYRGKNAETNETKGTGLGLLITKELIEAHKGKIELKSEKNKGTEVIISLPISQ
- a CDS encoding cation diffusion facilitator family transporter — protein: MKEKIINFVIKFFKLDKGDQFKNFGIFEGTISSIFNLIIFLVKFYLSILLNSISLRADAFHTLSDILTSIMVIIGFYLSSKKPDKRHPFGHGRIEKIIAIFMSILLIYVGFEFFINSYHRFKNPIKIDVNILIIFILIITILIKEFLTFISNELGKKINSSSLKADAWHHRSDSIATLFIIIGFITFKYGLFILDGIFGMGVSALIIYTGISILFESSSFLIGEEPSQNIIKKIKDISNKFDFIEDVHHIHIHDYGNQIEITFHVKLRGDRTLNEVHEKISIVEKAIEKEIKNSNVTIHAEPI
- the rpsG gene encoding 30S ribosomal protein S7, with amino-acid sequence MPRKGPVKPREIEPDLVYGSVLVHKLINKVMSGGKKEKARKIVYSALKIVEEKTGKRGDIALQEVLDKARPLVELKPRRVGGATYQIPVEVEPQRGIKIALKWLVKFARDRGEKTMIERLAKEMLDILSDQGATMKKREETHKMAEANRAFAHFRW